One window of the Candidatus Micrarchaeia archaeon genome contains the following:
- a CDS encoding tyrosine-type recombinase/integrase: MEEEKEKGAEASLKLVNTPSESSSIQLPQFEAREEAGQLQVKRKKPDQVNQSSDFWLKQEDVLKLIGSARSLRDRCILKLLYFGMLRRNEARSLRIEDIDFPRHRLNLHITKRSKPRSVPITEPGVFDDLRLYLEKRATGWVFVSKSKDGRLSNTAINDIVGLTAQLAGIANPNPRLRKLNPHILRHSFARHLRRQSPPIAIEVLQKLLGHKSVSTTMNIYASADLDFMEEELKRCSSR; this comes from the coding sequence ATGGAAGAAGAAAAGGAAAAGGGAGCCGAGGCGTCCCTCAAACTTGTCAATACACCAAGCGAATCGTCAAGCATCCAGCTCCCCCAGTTTGAGGCACGGGAGGAGGCTGGGCAGCTCCAGGTCAAGCGCAAGAAGCCCGACCAGGTCAATCAGTCCAGCGACTTCTGGCTCAAGCAGGAGGATGTCCTCAAGCTCATCGGCTCCGCGCGGAGCCTGCGCGACCGCTGCATCCTCAAGCTCCTCTACTTTGGCATGCTGCGCAGGAACGAAGCCCGCAGCCTGCGGATTGAGGACATCGACTTTCCCAGGCACAGGCTCAACCTCCACATCACGAAGCGCAGCAAGCCGCGCAGCGTCCCAATAACCGAGCCTGGAGTCTTTGACGATCTGCGCCTCTACCTGGAGAAGCGGGCGACTGGCTGGGTGTTCGTCTCCAAGTCCAAGGATGGCAGGCTCTCCAACACCGCGATAAACGACATCGTGGGGCTGACCGCGCAGCTCGCGGGCATAGCGAATCCGAACCCGAGGCTGCGCAAGCTCAACCCCCACATCCTGCGCCACTCCTTCGCGCGCCACCTGCGCAGGCAGAGTCCGCCCATTGCAATCGAGGTCTTGCAGAAGCTCCTCGGGCATAAGAGCGTCAGCACGACCATGAACATCTACGCAAGCGCCGACCTGGACTTCATGGAGGAGGAGCTGAAGAGGTGTTCATCGAGATGA